A region from the Helcococcus ovis genome encodes:
- a CDS encoding BRO family protein has translation MSNLKTFENMKFGKLTVIEKDGEFFFLGREIAEKLGYANTNDALARHVDTDDKADVVFHDGRQRRNMVSINESGLYSLILSSKLPQAKEFKRWVTKDVLPSIRKNGGYIKNQENLSKEEILANAVLLANNLIAEKEKMIEDLEPKAKYFDELVDNNLLTNFRNTAKELHIPQKIFIQFLIDKGLIYRDKKNRLLPYAKNNKGYFEIKEWCRNDNDAVGIQTFVTPKGRHFLLLLIGGDDTCDR, from the coding sequence ATGAGTAATTTAAAAACATTTGAGAATATGAAATTTGGGAAACTCACTGTAATTGAAAAAGACGGTGAGTTTTTCTTTTTAGGAAGAGAAATAGCTGAAAAATTAGGATATGCAAATACAAATGATGCTTTAGCAAGACATGTGGATACAGATGATAAAGCTGATGTCGTGTTTCACGATGGCAGGCAAAGAAGAAACATGGTATCTATCAACGAGTCTGGTCTTTACTCTCTTATCCTTTCTTCCAAGCTGCCACAGGCAAAAGAGTTTAAGCGTTGGGTTACAAAAGATGTGCTTCCGAGCATTCGTAAAAACGGCGGATATATCAAAAATCAAGAGAATTTATCAAAAGAAGAGATACTCGCAAATGCGGTGCTTCTTGCCAATAACCTCATTGCTGAAAAGGAGAAAATGATTGAGGATTTAGAGCCGAAAGCTAAGTATTTCGATGAGCTGGTAGATAATAACTTGCTCACAAATTTCAGAAATACGGCAAAGGAGCTTCATATTCCACAAAAGATATTCATTCAATTTCTGATAGATAAGGGGCTTATTTATCGAGATAAGAAAAACAGGCTTCTTCCTTATGCAAAGAACAACAAAGGATATTTTGAAATTAAGGAATGGTGTAGAAACGACAATGATGCGGTAGGGATTCAAACTTTTGTAACACCTAAAGGAAGACACTTTTTATTGCTCTTGATTGGAGGTGATGATACTTGTGATAGATAA
- a CDS encoding PcfB family protein: protein MINEEIARKTLNMEVKAAKVTGKLLLTLLKKLMKEAEKLGGLEKLVNANGNEVKLKDMVKKGQLEEIPVEEAELKELKKELNRYGVKFSVMKDKETGKYSVFFQAKDMKVMNKAFKHALSESEKKTERKESIHKNIEKFKEMAKNSVSKDKIKNKQKEQSL from the coding sequence TTGATCAATGAAGAAATTGCAAGAAAAACACTGAATATGGAAGTGAAAGCTGCTAAAGTAACAGGAAAACTTCTCTTGACATTATTAAAGAAGCTTATGAAAGAAGCAGAAAAACTCGGAGGACTTGAAAAGCTGGTTAATGCTAACGGAAATGAGGTAAAGCTAAAAGATATGGTTAAAAAGGGACAGCTTGAAGAAATTCCGGTTGAAGAAGCAGAACTTAAGGAACTCAAAAAGGAACTTAATCGGTATGGTGTTAAGTTTTCAGTGATGAAAGATAAGGAAACAGGTAAATACTCTGTATTCTTTCAAGCCAAAGATATGAAAGTGATGAATAAAGCCTTTAAGCACGCCCTTTCAGAATCAGAAAAGAAAACGGAAAGGAAGGAGTCCATTCATAAGAATATTGAGAAGTTCAAGGAGATGGCTAAAAACTCTGTTTCCAAAGATAAAATCAAGAATAAACAAAAGGAGCAGAGCCTATGA
- a CDS encoding ATP-binding protein has translation MMKELEKVMIEDVEYAYDPEKEYIKDGHAYCKVCHERKDGKVMEFFNNKIIFKISCKCDRDREAREKERQKQMDIERLKSSCFNSIIQWSYTFKNYQGEENQSLIIAKNFVKDYEQMKKENIGLLFYGSVGSGKTYLACSIANALIEQYQIGVKIRNFAQIINELQKGGFDLDKNAYIESLVNTSVLILDDLGIERDTSYAKEQVYNIVNNRYLKQKPTIFTTNLSYDTIQNCKDSVEYQRIYSRIIEMCIPVMIVGEDFRKIIQKDKLNRNKDRLLNGGERS, from the coding sequence ATGATGAAAGAATTGGAAAAAGTAATGATAGAGGATGTAGAGTATGCCTATGATCCTGAAAAAGAATATATCAAGGACGGACACGCATATTGTAAAGTCTGCCATGAAAGAAAAGACGGAAAAGTGATGGAGTTCTTTAATAACAAGATAATATTTAAGATTTCTTGCAAATGCGATAGAGATAGAGAAGCAAGAGAAAAGGAAAGACAAAAGCAGATGGATATAGAGCGATTAAAGAGTAGCTGCTTTAACTCGATTATTCAGTGGTCATATACCTTTAAAAATTATCAGGGAGAAGAAAATCAAAGCCTTATTATTGCAAAAAACTTTGTAAAAGATTATGAGCAGATGAAAAAGGAAAATATAGGACTTCTATTCTACGGTTCGGTAGGAAGCGGCAAGACATACCTTGCTTGTTCTATCGCCAACGCTTTAATTGAACAATATCAGATAGGAGTTAAGATAAGAAATTTTGCACAGATAATCAACGAATTACAAAAAGGTGGATTTGACCTTGATAAAAACGCATATATTGAATCCCTCGTAAATACTTCCGTTCTTATCTTGGATGACTTGGGAATAGAAAGAGATACAAGCTATGCCAAAGAGCAGGTATATAACATTGTCAACAACAGGTACTTAAAACAAAAACCGACTATCTTTACCACTAATCTTTCCTACGACACAATCCAAAACTGTAAAGACAGCGTGGAGTATCAAAGAATCTACTCAAGGATTATAGAGATGTGTATTCCTGTTATGATTGTAGGAGAGGATTTTAGAAAGATTATTCAAAAGGACAAACTGAATCGTAATAAGGACAGACTGCTGAATGGAGGTGAGAGAAGTTGA
- a CDS encoding replication initiator protein A: protein MDFDYFYNREAERFNFLKVPEILVDGEEFRGLSAEAIILYSMLLKRTGMSFKNNWIDKEGRVFIYFTVEEIMKRRSISKPTAIKTLDELDSKKGIGLIERVRLGLGKPNIIYVKDFMSVFQVKENDLQKLKKFTSEVKDVDLRSKENELQEVKNLDCNYIENNKSKYSKREYSFSGNGFGTFQNVFLTAEDISDLQIIMNSQLDNYIERLSAYIKSTGKTYKDHKATILSWFYKDQGRSKEVKTSNIPTWEEYDKGEHL, encoded by the coding sequence ATGGACTTTGACTATTTCTATAACAGAGAAGCGGAAAGATTTAATTTCTTAAAAGTACCGGAGATATTGGTTGATGGAGAAGAATTTCGGGGATTGTCGGCAGAAGCAATTATCCTCTATTCAATGCTTCTTAAACGGACAGGAATGTCTTTTAAGAATAATTGGATAGACAAGGAAGGCAGGGTATTTATATATTTCACAGTCGAAGAAATTATGAAAAGAAGAAGTATCTCAAAGCCGACTGCCATAAAAACATTAGATGAGTTAGATAGTAAAAAAGGAATTGGACTGATTGAACGAGTACGACTTGGACTTGGCAAACCGAATATCATTTATGTCAAAGATTTTATGAGCGTATTTCAGGTAAAAGAAAATGACTTACAGAAGTTAAAAAAATTTACTTCAGAAGTAAAAGATGTTGACCTCAGAAGTAAAGAAAATGAACTTCAAGAGGTTAAGAACCTTGACTGTAACTATATAGAGAATAATAAGAGTAAGTATAGTAAGAGAGAATATAGTTTTAGTGGAAACGGATTTGGAACATTTCAAAATGTATTTTTAACGGCAGAAGATATATCCGATTTACAAATCATAATGAACTCACAGCTTGATAATTACATTGAGAGATTATCTGCATATATCAAAAGCACCGGAAAGACCTATAAAGACCATAAAGCGACAATCCTTTCTTGGTTTTATAAAGATCAGGGAAGAAGCAAAGAAGTGAAAACATCAAATATCCCGACATGGGAAGAATATGATAAAGGAGAACACCTATGA
- a CDS encoding CD1845 family protein, translated as MRWVIKIILFPFSFLLSVLTAFLTFILGIGTTILYFLMLMCIVAAIGSFMQKDISLGIEALVLGFLLSPYGIPMVGAAVIAFLQGINEAIKSI; from the coding sequence ATGAGGTGGGTAATAAAAATAATATTGTTTCCATTCAGCTTTCTACTTAGTGTCCTTACTGCCTTTCTGACATTTATACTTGGCATAGGAACAACTATTCTGTATTTCTTAATGCTGATGTGTATCGTTGCAGCAATAGGATCATTTATGCAAAAAGATATATCACTTGGCATTGAGGCGTTGGTATTAGGATTTTTGTTAAGTCCTTATGGAATACCGATGGTTGGAGCAGCAGTTATAGCATTTCTTCAAGGAATCAATGAAGCAATAAAATCAATCTAA
- the csn2 gene encoding type II-A CRISPR-associated protein Csn2, giving the protein MNLVYNLLNEPYLLDYGNFYNITIENLHEFRKVIEGIKNNEYINIYEEEKIINNFEFIENITTFNFEDKKIINKIIKDLFLLSKSEIFLDKYYQNNIMLKNFISDLIFEYEIPLEIDDEVDFTYILKSFGIKINNEYSSYIENLINYLKLYLEVFGVDIFIFINLTQFLSNEEFNLLFDFIMKNNILIINYDKIYMNNKIIKNQILFDNDLCRIL; this is encoded by the coding sequence ATGAATTTAGTTTATAATTTATTAAATGAACCATATTTGCTTGATTACGGAAATTTTTATAATATAACTATAGAAAATTTACATGAATTTAGAAAAGTTATAGAAGGAATAAAAAATAATGAATATATAAATATATATGAAGAAGAAAAAATTATAAATAATTTTGAATTTATTGAAAATATTACTACCTTTAATTTTGAAGATAAGAAAATAATTAATAAAATAATTAAAGATTTATTTTTATTATCAAAAAGTGAAATATTTTTAGATAAATACTATCAAAATAATATAATGTTAAAAAACTTTATTTCAGATTTGATATTTGAATATGAAATACCATTGGAAATAGATGATGAAGTAGATTTTACATATATATTAAAATCTTTTGGAATCAAAATAAATAATGAATATAGTTCATATATTGAAAATTTGATTAATTATTTAAAATTGTATTTAGAAGTTTTTGGAGTAGATATTTTTATATTTATAAATTTAACACAATTTTTGAGTAATGAAGAGTTTAATCTATTATTTGATTTTATAATGAAAAATAATATTTTGATTATAAATTATGATAAGATATATATGAATAATAAAATTATAAAAAATCAAATTTTATTTGATAATGATTTGTGTAGAATTTTATAA
- the cas2 gene encoding CRISPR-associated endonuclease Cas2, whose protein sequence is MRILLFFDLPNITLEDKKEYRNFRKFLIKEGFFMMQESVYCKLLLNQTTLRTIKDRIYKNKPKEGLIQFIAITEKQYQSMEYVIGVKRSDIIDSDKGVILL, encoded by the coding sequence ATGAGAATATTATTATTTTTTGATTTACCTAATATAACATTAGAAGATAAAAAAGAATATAGAAATTTTAGAAAATTTTTGATAAAAGAAGGTTTTTTTATGATGCAGGAATCAGTATACTGTAAATTACTATTAAACCAAACTACTTTAAGAACTATAAAGGATAGGATATATAAGAATAAACCAAAAGAAGGCTTGATTCAATTCATAGCTATTACTGAAAAACAATATCAATCTATGGAATATGTAATAGGAGTAAAACGTTCAGATATTATTGATAGTGATAAAGGAGTAATTTTGTTATGA
- the cas1 gene encoding type II CRISPR-associated endonuclease Cas1: MGWRTVLISGRAKLDLKLNNMIVRKEEIYKIHIPEIAILIIESTTVSITTALIESLIENKVKIIFSGSDHCPIGEIINYYNKFNCVASIKKQIKWKKQNKEKVWAEVVKFKIFNQARVLSFIDNDSYNLLTKYIDEVELGDISNREGHAAKVYFNTLFGKDFSRGMDHPINAMLNFGYSILLSIFTREIVSMGYLTQLGIFHDNQFNYYNLASDFMEILRPIVDNVVFEYMPQKFDKFEKSVVLNILEKNVKIEGINYTFLNSITVYCKSLFEAIETGDISLIKFIDYEL, from the coding sequence ATGGGATGGAGAACAGTTTTAATTTCAGGTCGAGCTAAACTCGACTTGAAATTAAATAATATGATTGTTAGAAAAGAGGAAATTTATAAAATACATATTCCTGAAATAGCTATATTAATTATTGAATCAACAACTGTTTCAATTACAACTGCATTAATTGAGTCTTTAATTGAAAATAAAGTAAAAATAATTTTTTCTGGAAGTGATCATTGTCCTATTGGGGAAATTATTAATTATTATAATAAGTTTAATTGTGTAGCTAGTATAAAAAAACAAATAAAATGGAAAAAACAAAATAAAGAAAAAGTATGGGCTGAAGTGGTTAAATTTAAAATATTTAATCAAGCAAGAGTACTATCATTTATAGATAATGATTCATACAATTTATTAACTAAATATATAGATGAAGTAGAATTAGGAGATATTTCAAATAGAGAAGGACATGCGGCTAAAGTATATTTTAATACATTATTTGGTAAGGATTTTTCAAGGGGAATGGATCATCCTATAAATGCTATGTTAAATTTTGGTTACTCAATTTTATTGTCGATTTTTACTAGAGAAATAGTTTCAATGGGATATTTAACTCAATTAGGAATATTTCATGATAATCAATTTAATTATTATAATTTGGCGAGTGATTTCATGGAAATTTTACGTCCAATTGTTGATAATGTAGTTTTTGAATATATGCCACAAAAATTTGATAAATTTGAAAAGAGTGTAGTATTAAATATTTTAGAAAAAAATGTAAAAATTGAAGGAATAAATTATACTTTCTTAAACTCGATTACAGTATATTGTAAGAGTTTATTTGAAGCTATAGAAACAGGAGATATAAGTTTAATAAAGTTTATTGATTATGAGTTATAG